The Diabrotica virgifera virgifera chromosome 4, PGI_DIABVI_V3a genome segment gttcctatttaattattagtgtggcatcattagttaaacacactgttttttttttaaacatttttgcctcttaggactttttcgataagccagtgtttatcgaatccaccacatatttgtacatggttaagtacgattatagagatctgttaatctgaaaatgtatttataatttacatttttaggtatattttgaaaataagCCAGATCTcaataaaaggtgacttatgaaaaaaagactaagaggcaaaaaagttttaaaaacactatgtttaactaatggtatcacaataatagtttaattggaacgtacacaaacatttggggggtttaaaggaacaaaacttccataaaattgttatgtaaatatattaaaaaagaagccgcatctcgataaaaactcgcttatcgaaaaactactaagaggcaaaaaagttttaaaaacgttgtgtttaactaatggtgccacaataatgaattaattggaccgtacacaaaagtttgggggtttaagggatcaaaacccccaaaaaattaTTATGTGGTGGACGattctcactataattttgttttaagatgatcctgccataagaatgatacatgtccattttcaataaaaaaatctttactagttttcgatatattgaaaaaaatagattttcattttgtaatttaaaagggctgtaactttttttatgagcacatttgtactaaggtaagttaggttcaattgaactatttttgactctagaatgtgtggtataatttatgaccaatcttttcgggacaccctgtatattaataaataatataacgCACTTATATACCTTTAAAGCAtgtttaagtaaaactaatatggTAATAAAAAGCaaacaaaataaaattcattAAGTATATTTTTAAAGAGACTTCTAAGTAGGCTTGTTTAGGGTTACCAAGAACAACTGCTGGTATAAACTGAAATACAAATGACAAAATGCGAGATTTAAGCACATTTCTCTTTAAGTAAATTTGGCCATGTTTCCACTAATCCCAGTCAAACAGGTAGACTGTTActtaattttcaaattttctttctagctttgttttcacccattttgaaaaaatatgaaaatctTGAATTATCTATGTCTGTCTGTCCCAGTGTCTTTGTGTTTACAACTCCTCCGTCATCagaccagatagaatgacaaatgtggTATCGAATGAAAGTTTATAACGCAACGATgataaaaaatgagaaataatATTACCTACCAAATGCGAGATTTAAGCACATTTCTCTTAAGTAAATCTGGCCATGTTTCCACTAATCCCAGTCAAACAGGTAGACTGTtacttaattttaaaattttctttctAGCTTTCTTTTCACCCATTTTGAATAAATGTAagaacgttgaattatccacatCCGCTTGTCCCAGTGTctttgtaaacacaacttctCCGTCATCAGACCAGACAGAATGACAAATGTGGTATCGATCGAATGAAAGTTTATAACGCAGCGATGATAAAAGATGAGAAATATTTCCTacgacttccggttttagagttgcaaccgaaagtactctTTTAAAGTCGCCAAAATAGTACAAGCCATATTAtattccggtttcatgcctgtctgccCGTCTATGTGTCTGTGCGCGAATAtaaatattgtgttattaaaaCTGAGAGTGACAACTGACGCGTCGAGTGAGAGCTTAAGAACTCAAAGATAGTATCAAATTTGAGAGATTTAACCTTGGACTTCCGGTTTCAGAATTGCAACTacaagtactattttaaagtcgccgaaataatataagcgatatattactcgacgcgccttagcacgacgagaataaatatatacttccggttttataTCCATTTCAGTTCAAAAGGTTTAATAGGAAGTGCCACATTATAGTCGTAGAAACAGTAGATAATACATATATGATGTATCAATCGTCAGGTATAGAACTTTTcgtcgattgtcatttgtttcgagcttctgtcatgtgtcacataatattaatatatctaagatatacgtctttggtttgtatcattggtatataccaataacgtacgacgcagatatattaatattatgtgacacatgacagaagctcgaaacaaataactgtgaatgaaaagccctattgaacaGGCGAGCTCGAATATTTAGTTCCAGTTTTGATGTCATTTTCGGTTAAAAAGCTATGACCGGAAGTTTGGCAGAAATGACtgaaaattagtgaaatcgtatatcaactTCCAGTTCTACTTAAGGTCACGTTGGGTCAAAACCTAGGACTTACAAAgacttatttttaaaagaaaaaagaaagttCAATAACTGTCATGCCTAAAGAAACTCGCTAGTTTTTATTTTGTAGCTTCTGAAAAGTAATTGACTCATATGAAACATAGCCTTACAGACAAACTTATAATACATAAAATACAAAACTctaaacatgaagtaaaaccacttctatgtaaaaggtatatttactaaaattttaaaaatcccaatagattaaataaaatattttcattcagaacgttttcggacctatcagtcgatcatcagtgaattcatatacactcctggccaaaaaaacctGGACACATtgaaaataggtcatttttgatgtcacgtatcttctaaacctgttgtccgattttagtgatttttttaatatattatagccttattctttaacaatatcgctgtgataatattgttgctagaccggtaaattgtcattgtataccgggtgtatcaatcaaactgtgtttttttctcaaagttcgccacaccctgtagaatattctagcaattatacaatactaaaattaaaacccaactatagcctcatgttttcttaacattttgttgtttgattcattctcttatgttgtataataaaaaagttagttactttaacaactagccatgttttcatcaatgcaggaagatttaaaataagtataacaaactttaaggggtaatttgcatgaaaaaataatgacagtttgctttataaacgtatgttcgcaaatgctttgtttctgagatacagggtgttgaaatttttcttacaaactgacggtttatgtattgctctaaaaccggttgaggtatgcaaatgaaatttggtaggttttaagagaaagttattgcgcatttttgacgtacaattaaaaattttatattcaccattggcgtgcatacgagtAACAAGACCGGGTagtatgacccgtatgcacgccaatggtgaatatacaatttttaattgtacgtcaaaaatgcgcaataactttctcttaaaacctactaaatttcatttgcatacctcaaccggtattagagcaataaataaatcattaatttGTAACAAgcaattcaacatcccgtattttggaaacgaagcatttgcgaacatacgtttataaagcaaactgtcattattttttcattcaaattaccccttaaagtttgttatacttatttaaaatctccctgtattgatgaaaaacatggctagttgttaaagtaactaacttttttattatacaacataagagaatgaatcaaaaaacagaatgttaagaaaacatgaggctatagctgggttttaattttagtattttataaatgctagaatattctagagggtgtggcgaactttgaaaaaaaaaacacagtttaattgattcacccggtatacaatgacaatttacctgtctagcaacaatattatcacagcgatattgctaaagaataaggctataacatattaaaaaaatcactaaaatcggaccacaggtttaggagatacctatgtgacatcaaaaatgacctatttttaaggtgtccaggtttttttggccaggagtgtatatttgctaactagccccagaaccaaacaatggttgtacttATAAATCAATCTACATTATAGTGTTATGTATTTGGAAAGGCTAAGCACCGATGTTACAAGAATACCTTCAGGAACATGGTGATACTCTAAACGAGAACCCTCTCAACCATCTCGGGCCAACGATGTCACTTGGCAGACATCGTTGGCCCGAGATGGTTGAGAGGGTTCTCGTTTAGAGTATGACCATGTTCCTGAAGGTATtcttgtaacatcggcgtttagcctttccAAATACATAACActataatgtagatttatttataagtacaaccattgtttggttctggggctagttagcaagtatatatgaattcactgatgatggactgataggtccgaaaacgttctgaatgaacctattttatttaatccattgggatttttaaaattttattaaatataggtaccttttacatagaagtggttttacttcatgtttagagttttttaactacatggtgtacagccaacccagggaactaccctcTTTTAGTTTATAtaaaatacagtgatgagtgtgctaataaccgacaaaataacgtaaaagatggaaaacatattaagttgtgggATAAAAAAAGATGCAATTAGTAGAGGtgagaaatttagcgatagaaacctataaattgtatatctttataaattatttttcaaataaattaaaaaatatatttaattctTACCGATTTCCAAAATTTTTGTTCGACATTATATTTGAAACAATTTCTAACACACTTTTAAATTCCTTGTTGGATTTTATGTTCTTAATTACTTGTTCTACGATATCCAAATGTAAAAGATTATTTTTTGCCGCGTTATGTGAAGTGTTTTTTGGAAGAGAGGTATTCTCAGTCTTGGCTTTCGATTTCTTTGTGATGTTACTACAAGAGGCACCTTCTTCAGTTTCTAGCAGTTTTTTTGGATTGTTTACCCAAGACAAATTAAGATTTTCTATTGGTTTTTTGGGAATTTTTAAGGGATTAATCGTTTGGCTGTTGATTTTGTCGGTTTTTTCTTCTTTCAATACCATGCTGTTTTCCGTAGGCAAATTTATCTCCTCTGGTTTACTAACAGATGAAATGTTTTCTTTTGATTGCAACGGATTTGTCGAATCCTTTAGGCAAGAATCGCTAATACTCATTGTTTGACTGCTgtttttaccctttttttcttTCTTACTAGTTTTTCCTGTACACAAGTTTACCTCTTTACATTTACTCTCAGATGAAGTATTTTTATTTGATTCCAACGCATTCGTTAAACCTTTTACAAAACCAAAGGTACCATTAATTATTGTTTCACCGTTGTTTTTCTCCGCGTTTTCTTTAATGTTGCTTTGTTCTTTTTCTAATATAATACTGTTATCCGTAGGCAAATTTACATCCTTTGGTTTACCACCAGAAGAACTATTTTCTCTTGATTCCAACGGATTTGTCGGATCCTTCACGCAAGAAACGACAGTACTCATTGTTTTACTCTTGTTTTTAcgctttttttgtttcttagcATTTTTAGGTTTACCCATAGATGAAGTATTTTCTTTTGATTCCAACTGATTCGTTGGATCTTTTGCGGTAAGAACGCTACTATTAATTTCTCCACTGTTGTTTGTATCCTCGTTTCCTGTTTTATCAGatgttctttttttcaaaatggtaTTTTGATGTGGTCCAGTATTGTTTTTATCGTCGCTTTTTGATGCATTTGCCAAAACTTTAGTGGTTTGTATATTTCCAGTGGCATTGGACTGTTGTTTCGAAGTTTCTCCATGAATAATCGATTTGctacagtttttatttttatttgtagtgTCTGTAGTATTTCCTTTTTTCCTAGTAGAATTTTTATCGGTGGGTAAATGTATCCCCTCTTTAGTATTGTATTGAATTTTTTCATTCCACTCAAAAAGTTTCTCGGGATACTTCAACCAAGACATAGTGTCAAAAACGTGCCCGTGACAACTTGTAGACTCTTAACTGAAAGAAAGAGAACTCGATATtagtaaaatacgtttaaaaataaGGTCCATGAACTTAGCCCGAAAATGCCGGGAAAAAAATGTGATTAATGCCATTcgattgtccattgattgtccacgttgGTCCACCATGTTATTTCGTCAGTCCAcccatcaattttttttataaacaaaaatttttttcgggctaactttaCAAATCCACAAAtattcgaaaatttaaaaaactcttgctatattgtttgcccatcgtttgtccaccacataattttttttgtccacccactgatatttttaaaataattttttttatatataatatattgcttaCGGATAATAGGACAGTACCGCCGAAAAAGTACTTCAGACATTAGAATGAATGTTTATGCGGGAGCAGAATCTCAACTACCCATTTGTCCACAccctcgcagcgtttgtccaaccccttaacgTACAAAACAACCCCCTTGAagactttaatttatttttttttaattctcaatcCGGGTCaaattcacgtccgcttaaaaacgcatttaaacgttatttcaggtacagaatcccaactacccgtttgtccactccttcgccgcgtttgtccaaccccttaaagtgcgaaacgacccccctggagattgtaattatttttttttctcaattcgggctaacttcacgtccgcttaaatgcctatttaaacgttaattcggggacagaatcccaactacccgtttTTCCACCTCTTCgcaacgtttgtccaaccccttaaagtgcgaaaccaccctcctgcagattgtaattattttttatttcttaattcgggctaactccacgtccgcttaaatgcgtatttaaacgttaattcgggtgcagaatcacaactacccgtttgtccaacCCTTCACAGCGTTAGTCTAACCCCTTAAATTGCGAAACCACCCCTTGttaattgcaattatttttttatttcttaagtcgGGCTAACTTCAtgtccgcttaaatgcgtattttcacgttaattcgggggcagaatcacaactacccgtttgtccaacCCTTCACAGCGTTAGTCCAACCTCTTAAATTGCGAAACCACCCCTTGTTAAttgtaattacttttttttatttcttaattcgggctaacttcacgtccgcttaaatgcgtattttaaCGTTACTTCGGGGGCACAATtccaactacacgtttgtccacaccttcacagcgtttgtccaaccgcttaaagtgcgaaacgacccccctggagattgtaattattttttatttcttaattcgggctaacttcacgtcctcttaaatgcgtatttaaacgttaattcgggggcagaattccaactacacgtttgtccaccccttcacagcgtTGGTCCAACCCCCTAAAATGCGAAACGAAATCTCCAGGGGgatcgtttcgcactttaaggggttggacaaacgttgcGAAGGGTTGGACAAATGTGTAGTTGGAATTctgcccccgaattaacgtttataTACGCATTTATgaggacgtgaagttagcccgaattaagaaataaaataattacaatctccaggggggtcgtttcgcactttaagcgcttggacaaacgctgtgaaggtgtggacaaacgtgcagttgggattctgcccccgaattaacgttaaaatacgcatttaagcggacgtgaagttagcccgaattaagaaataaaaaaaataattacaattaacaaggGGTGGTTTCGCAATTTAAGGGGTTGGAATAACGCTGTAAAGGgttggacaaacgggtagttgtgattctgcacccgaattaacgttaaaatacgcatttaagc includes the following:
- the LOC114337502 gene encoding calcium-dependent protein kinase 6 codes for the protein MSWLKYPEKLFEWNEKIQYNTKEGIHLPTDKNSTRKKGNTTDTTNKNKNCSKSIIHGETSKQQSNATGNIQTTKVLANASKSDDKNNTGPHQNTILKKRTSDKTGNEDTNNSGEINSSVLTAKDPTNQLESKENTSSMGKPKNAKKQKKRKNKSKTMSTVVSCVKDPTNPLESRENSSSGGKPKDVNLPTDNSIILEKEQSNIKENAEKNNGETIINGTFGFVKGLTNALESNKNTSSESKCKEVNLCTGKTSKKEKKGKNSSQTMSISDSCLKDSTNPLQSKENISSVSKPEEINLPTENSMVLKEEKTDKINSQTINPLKIPKKPIENLNLSWVNNPKKLLETEEGASCSNITKKSKAKTENTSLPKNTSHNAAKNNLLHLDIVEQVIKNIKSNKEFKSVLEIVSNIMSNKNFGNRKTKCDLFEIFLEHYQYANPNYMKQAKETLTYCESHVPIASYFMDANDFEEEWGADLNYFGGKSKMLKGVISKNNVKREAVILYEEHNNCCMTRSHDKYIENEAAMLCQLKHPNIIELLGYDPKRKIIILEYMNHLDLARGLLNERVDLSIRNVQKILIDLLTGLEYLHSQKILHRDLNLKHFLFNDNNEYKIGALGKAVYVGNSSGVYQSSVPTLTRRLFDAPEWRGTKTYTYTYKTDVWTMGCYFKIILNKRSETFRLCRDEITDRLKLFVTNFMLAANPGSRKDSTELKSFLQNTKI